In Lycium barbarum isolate Lr01 chromosome 9, ASM1917538v2, whole genome shotgun sequence, the DNA window TTCAGACCGAAATTTGACTACTTCTGATCGCGAGGGACAGTAACCTTCTAAATGTGCCAAGAAATCCAAACTCGCTTTGTAATTTTTCAGGAAAACAGTAGGCCTTCCGGGAGAAAACACCACTGGTTTTCCTTTCTGGATAGCAGAATGAACCTCCTTAAGTATAGAATTCGCAAGGAAACTCGAAACATGTAGACCCGAATTCTCGATAGACGATATATTCAACAGAAACTTACAATCATCCTCAATATATTTCTTGATCTTAACATAATCCTCCTCAAGTTCTCCCCCAACAACTCCTCCTCCGGACCCCTTTTCCGGAATAACTTTTTCGATCAACGGACCCACAACAGTCGATCGAAAAGTCTCCTCAGCATTCTTAGTATTATCAATCGCAGCATACGCACGTAAGCAGTTATAAATCGCATTCTCATCCCTATACTCAAGTCCATCAACAAGACAACATCGTAAACTCGTATCCAACAACAAACTCGCATTCGTTATCCTCTTCTCCATATTCTCAATAAAGGGCATATCTTTGGCATTCCTAATATAAAACTTCAACCTATTCATTTCACTAGCGATCCTTTCCAAAAGCATACTTTGTGTTTCCCTCACATTATCATTATTAGTATCATTATCACGTGGCAATTCTTTAATTAATTTCTCAACTTTAGAAGCAACATGAAAAGTATCAAGCAATAATTCTAATACCTCTCTAGCTTCACCTGCATTAGCTCTTTGTTGAAGCCGATTTTGCAAATCAGAAAGCGATTTTTCGACGGCGTTGCGAAGATGTTCAATTTTCTCTCTAAGTTCAAGCAACGGAGCACGCATACGCACAATTGAGGAATCAACGTCGATTAATTTGGTACTTAAGCTAACGAAATCGACGTAATCGCGATTAATGAGATCGATTAGATCGCGTTGGAGAGAAGTGAAGTGCGATTGGAGTTCAGTACGGAGAGTTTCTAAGGGGACGAAGGTGCGTAAATCGGAGATGTAGTTTTCGGGATCGAAATTTGGGGATTGGAATAAATTAGGGTTTAGCCATTGTGGTGGATTCGGGTCAGTCGGGTCACCGAATATATCTGTAGGGGAACGTAGTGGTGATTGAAGATCTTGCATTTTTTGTGAGAAAATGGGATCTCGATTTGGTGTTTGTCACTTGGTTCAAAATACTCTTTAAAGAGTTTTGGTCCCTTTTAAGTTTGTGTTTTGAGGAAATGCAGCGAGTAATGAAGATCTGGATGTCAAATGAAAATTTCCAATGAAATCAACTTCACTATCTGTTTACAAGAGTCGAGTATGAAGACATTTTAAGGAGAATATGACCAAAATGGTGCTTCATGTATGTGATTTGGTTGCATTTGATCCTTTAACATACAGACATAATGAATATGGTCCTTAGTATATTATGAgccctataagctgttttcagcttttttgagtgtttgactagccagcttaaagtcattttgtgcataaaataagcccaaaaaaataattgagtccgtttagcttagcttatctaaagtaacttataagctgaaaacagcttataagccaaaaaaaaaataaaaaaaattaacctactccaactttttttttttgttggcttaaacagcttataagctgcttattttaagcccatccaaacaggctctatattaagAATTGCCTAATTTTGATCCTATATACCATATTAGTAAAGGCAATTAAGCAGCGGCGCCGCGGCGGAGCCAGAGCTCCGGGTGCGGGTTCGGTCaaacccagtagcttttgtccgaatcatatatttgtcttaaattttttgtcaaatatgtataaattattaattacgaacccagtaactttaaagaattagaaccctaAACCTACAAGCTTCggatcctggctccgcctctgtaattaagggtcgtttggtacgCGGGATAGGATAGACAATGATATCCTATGGTTTGAATATCtagtgggataaaataatccggATTAATATTCATAACCAAACGCGAATAAAATAATTCCAGCATTTTACCCCGAAATTGTAATCCTTATCCCACCAACCAAACGGCCCCATACTATTTTTGCTATTAAAATAAAGTGAGACCCTCGACATTTTTCTTCGTATACAACCTACTTAGCTCAGTTGAAGATATTCTAGATTTCCTTCCATACTCCATTGAATATATGTTTCCATAGAGTTATAATTTCATCATATTTTACCACTGCATCCTAAGTTTTCTCATGGTTCTTTCAAGTTAGGTTAGAGATCTTGATGTGGATTTTGAAATCGAATTGAATAACACAAGAGGTACATTTGTTTTGTTATGTATCAGCTCATGTGAAATCCACATGTAGGGTTTAGCCATTGTGGCGGAGCGTGGTGGTGTGCGGGAGGATTCTGGGGAGGGTGTACTTATTATCTAATAACCATAATTTATCCTTTATCCTATCTTTTTACGATAGCTCTATCTCGCACCCCACTTTTCTTGTAGGTTTATCTTTTAAATTGTTGATGTGTGACATTATGTAATGACGGAAAACGATACAATCTATATATCCAAACATTGCATTCATTAAAATAATACAACACGATACAATACAATACATTATGAAATAATACGTAACAAACATCCAAACAGAGTGTTAATTAAGGGTGTTCATAGTTCGGTTTGGAttggttattgattaaaatcacaatcaaaccaatttagtcggtttttaaatgtctaaaaccataaccaaaccaaataaaataataaccaccggtttggttattgtcggtttggttcggtttttcggtttatgactagcagccgtgagacttatcagtaaaacattaaaaagttgaaaaagacatgtcttttttttttgttcaaacgataacttttatttatcgtttaaggtggaacatacatcatagaaatattttcactattagtgatagtgtcatactcaagttacccaaagttgctaaactattacatataaagctaaaaactaactaagtagtggctgcaccatttttgtcatcttaatacacatacctggaaataaagtagagcatgggagcttttagttgttgttatagacatacatattaattaaacataaagactacctaaaattaaaatgaagatatatgaaataaaaaaacgttgtgtaatgatcccaaactttgggacaatacttgcattttgtcctcaattctcccattttattaaaaacactttgtgtaatgatcccaaacttcagatgtttttctatcattatctccagggctagggtctcgactacaaagagttgttcttttctgcctttAGGAGGATTActcacggaagaagtattaggacattaccatgtgcttgagttacaGCAAAtgttgatgttactgaagtatcttctataggaacctccaaatctacaacctgtGTCCttttcacatgaaaaatattagaagtttaggactcattcagataagaaaaaagaaaggtataaattcggaaaaaaaaaaaaaaaaaacaacctaaaatgaaatggctgacaaagaaaggctaaaaatttaagttaaagacattagactctaacgtgagcttctgttagtaggtttacacttaacacttaaagagttaaaagacttaaagacatgggttggacatattcttaaaaacatggggccttaaacaatcatgtgaaataagtagaccaaaaatcaagttaatgattaaaaggtataaaatgtttataattatttatgaaaaactaatattatacatataaataattataaaatttatgtatataatttatcggtttgggtcggttatttattcggttatttcttaatataaccataaccaaaccaaatattatcgatttttaaaatttaaaaccaaatcaaaccaaaccaaaccaaatgttggtttttttattcggtttggttaaattttcggtttgattttggttttaaccaaaaccgtgaacacccCTAGTGTTAATGAAATCACTCTTCATTGTCTGTTTACTCCATAAGGAAGACGTTTTAAGGGGAAAATTATCAAAATGGTGCTTAATGTATGGGCTTTGGTACTTAATGTATAAACATGATAgaaatggtccttaatgtattTTAGAAAGTGAATAGGTTGGTCCTATGTTATACATTAGTAAAGACAACCGCTATTTTTGCTATCAAAATAAAATGACTGCTTGGGCATTTTTCTACATGCATAACCTAGCTACTTAGCCTAACAGAAGATATTTTAGGTTTTCTTTAATATTCCATTGAATATATATTCACCATAACATTATAATTTCTTCAAGTTTTACCTCTGTTTGAAAAGCTTTTCCTCAGCTCTTTCAAGTTAGGGTTAGAAATTTTGATGTGGGTTCTGAAATCGGATTGAATGATACAATAAATACCTTTGTTTTATAATTTAATTATGAGCTAACAGAGTGTTCAATAAAATGGTCAAATACTCGAATTTTCACGTGTAGTTGTAAATCTACATAGGATCACGAAATGTACTGCATCCAAAATTAGAGCGAGTTTGCCGGCGGAGTACTGACTCCACATTTTTGAGTGAGCTGGAGAGTAACCATCTTATAGACTAAACTAGTTAGAGGTTGTCGCTTCCGGTCGAAGCTAGAACTACAAAAGAAGGGCCAAAAAATGTGGCAGCAAACCACGGGGCCTCCTACTAGTAAAGGGAAAATGAAAGTGCGCTTATGCGAACAAGCTGAAAAGGCCCTTTCCATTTTTTATAACAATACATAAGGTAAGCTCTATAGATCCAACCTCGTCAAGGGGCTTTGATGCCCTTTGTATATATTAGGTTGTTGCCtatgggatcctcgtactgggCTAGACGAAGAACCAACTGAGAGAGGGCAGTCATTAGAGACAACAGGTTGGGAAAGCAAGAGAACACTTCGTGTTTTCTTATTTTCTTCCTACCCTCGGAATAGTACAAAAAGAGAGATTAACACTATTGACTCAATGATAAAGCACTAACACTTTTCTCGTCGGTACTCTACATATTGGCAAGGCTAAGTAGATACATAATTTCGAGTGTGAATCGGCAAGGACTAAAAATCAGCCAATGACAGAGCGGCATACCAGAAAATCGGCCCCTTGTCTCTCTTAGTTGGGATTTATTGTTATGCTAGCATCCGTCATGTTTCATCTATATGGCAAGTATAGATGTTTAGAAAACTTATATTTTTCGTGTAAGGGCAATATGTTAAATAATTCGACatgttttttttggaatttttgcgTCCTCATAATGTCATTCGGTTTATTATGTACATATAAGATGCTCTACCACAAGGGAAGTGAAGATGTTAGCTGCCAGCCAGTGTCACCTTAAAGGACTCATTTGTTCCTCCAGGTTCTCTGCACAGTCATGGACAGCTGAGTAAAGTGTCATGAAGCAAGATGGTAAACCTGGAGCTCTCCACCAGCAAGCAGACCTAGGGAAGGAAAGGACTGTAATACCAGAGTTAGATCCGTTCCAATTCTTGGTTTACCTAATAATTTGCTCCCGTGTTACGTTATACACGCTCCAATTGTGTTGAGGGGTGGGGAGGCGGAGGGTGTGATAGTATCCCAATTGGTTGAGGGGTTGTTGTCACTTGTCATCTTAAATGGTCTTGGACGATCTTCACGTCCTGAACTAATTATTGGATCTAGTTAGGCTTAAGATCGATCTTC includes these proteins:
- the LOC132608837 gene encoding conserved oligomeric Golgi complex subunit 2-like, which encodes MQDLQSPLRSPTDIFGDPTDPNPPQWLNPNLFQSPNFDPENYISDLRTFVPLETLRTELQSHFTSLQRDLIDLINRDYVDFVSLSTKLIDVDSSIVRMRAPLLELREKIEHLRNAVEKSLSDLQNRLQQRANAGEAREVLELLLDTFHVASKVEKLIKELPRDNDTNNDNVRETQSMLLERIASEMNRLKFYIRNAKDMPFIENMEKRITNASLLLDTSLRCCLVDGLEYRDENAIYNCLRAYAAIDNTKNAEETFRSTVVGPLIEKVIPEKGSGGGVVGGELEEDYVKIKKYIEDDCKFLLNISSIENSGLHVSSFLANSILKEVHSAIQKGKPVVFSPGRPTVFLKNYKASLDFLAHLEGYCPSRSEVVKFRSEAAYIDFMKQWNVGVYFSLRFQEIAGALDSALSVAGLAPVGSDQRKPQDLILKQSTSLLECLRSCWRDDVLVLSCSDKFLRLSLQLMARFSNWLSAGLAAREAGNAGSNPGFEWAISASSDDLVYVVHDLNRLVEEICGDYLEQILELLKSCPVEVCDFVKQSILQGGKSLKGLLPIVMSAIIETIVEKSVEDLRQLKGITATYRMTNKPLPVRHSPYVTGVLRPLKEFLDGERAATCLTNEIRNELLQSAALEITRRYNDLASELVNMSRRTESSLQKLRLGAQRRAGASSDVSDHNLSDTDKICMQLFLDIQEYARSLSLLGVDAASIPPYQSLWQCVAPAERQNTISF